A single genomic interval of Eleutherodactylus coqui strain aEleCoq1 chromosome 3, aEleCoq1.hap1, whole genome shotgun sequence harbors:
- the APOBEC4 gene encoding putative C->U-editing enzyme APOBEC-4 — protein sequence METIFQEFSGYNGTLVKPYYWLYPSHNCLKCPYHIRTGEESRVTYGEFYEAFGFPYGPTMPENKQLIFYEIKAFNGAAIQKGQVTNCTLFNLHAESMLFEKHGYIDSFLYQHIPVGYLTLYTNFTPCNEHGHCCISKIYDFIMRYPEMRLDIYFSQMYHVAEEFTFSFWNKEALKSLAGHWPRVTLNPLSNGVWRTVLYAFVKDIPESTLYQPILPARASADSYNAHMIHFITGIKPYFVDDPIVSQPQESKRLPEYQREKIYPTFFPQPQQGFFQSYPMFMSHLPITQGPKEVTSKPIQIVRHLKMPVDIGKVVNSSDMAPNARKMDEVIVTEQLVKEKGKEVKRDRRRKITDSGKNSSTKS from the coding sequence ATGGAAACTATTTTTCAGGAATTCTCTGGCTACAATGGAACATTAGTAAAACCATACTACTGGCTCTACCCAAGCCACAATTGTTTGAAATGCCCATATCATATTCGAACAGGAGAAGAATCCCGCGTTACCTATGGAGAGTTCTATGAGGCATTTGGCTTTCCGTATGGACCAACAATGCCAGAAAATAAACAACTGATATTTTATGAAATAaaagctttcaatggagccgccataCAGAAAGGCCAAGTTACAAACTGTACACTTTTCAACCTTCATGCAGAGTCCATGTTGTTCGAGAAGCATGGCTATATAGACTCCTTCCTCTACCAGCATATCCCAGTTGGCTACCTAACTCTCTACACAAACTTTACTCCTTGCAATGAGCATGGCCATTGTTGCATTAGTAAGATCTATGACTTTATAATGAGGTATCCTGAGATGCGCTTAGACATCTATTTCTCACAGATGTACCATGTTGCGGAAgagtttacattttctttttggaACAAAGAAGCATTAAAAAGTCTGGCTGGTCATTGGCCAAGAGTAACACTCAATCCGTTGAGCAACGGAGTATGGAGAACGGTTCTTTATGCGTTCGTGAAAGATATTCCAGAGAGCACCCTGTACCAACCCATTTTGCCTGCTAGGGCTTCTGCCGACAGTTATAATGCCCACATGATTCATTTTATCACTGGGATTAAGCCTTACTTTGTTGACGATCCAATAGTTTCTCAACCTCAAGAATCAAAACGGCTTCCGGAGTATCAAAGAGAGAAGATTTATCCTACTTTTTTTCCTCAGCCTCAACAGGGCTTCTTCCAGTCCTATCCTATGTTTATGTCCCACTTGCCCATAACACAAGGTCCAAAAGAAGTTACTTCTAAACCCATACAAATTGTCCGGCATCTAAAGATGCCAGTAGATATTGGTAAAGTAGTGAACTCAAGTGACATGGCACCAAACGCAAGAAAAATGGATGAGGTCATAGTCACTGAGCAATTGGTCAAAGAAAAGGGTAAAGAAGTAAAAAGGGACAGACGGAGAAAAATTACCGACTCTGGGAAAAACTCAAGCACTAAGAGTTAA